The DNA segment TAATATTCTTATATTACAAATTACTTTTTGTAACAAAAATACCTAATAATAAAAACAAAATGCTACCTTTGCAGCGAAAATGATGACAATATGAGATGTATATCGCATTGAATAACAACAAAAAGTAATAGTTGACATTATGAAAAAGATTGAAGCAATTATCCGTAAGACGAAGTTTGAGGATGTTAAAGAGGCGCTACTTGCTGCTGACATTGAATGGTTCTCTTACTACGATGTGAGAGGTGAGGGCAAAATGCGTCAGGCGCGTATTTACCGCGGTGTAATGTATAATACAAGTTGTATTGAACGTACTCTGATTAATATAGTTGTACGTGATAAAAATGTGGAAAAAGTAGTTTCTGCTGTTCAAAAAGCTGCTCAGACAGGTGAAATTGGAGATGGGCGCATCTTCGTTATACCAATAGAGGATGCTGTTCGTATCAGAACTGGTGAAAGAGGAGATATCGCATTGTATAACGCAGAACAAGAAAAATAACAACTAAAATACAAACACTATGACATTATTATTGACAGCATTAAATACTGGTAATACAGCCTGGATAACAATAGCTACTATTTTGGTTATGCTTATGACCATTCCTGGTCTGGCGCTATTTTATGGCGGCCTTGTAAGAACTAAAAATATACTTAGCGTCGTGATGCAGTGTCTTATATGTACTGCTGTATTGAGCATTATGTGGATTGCTTTTGGCTACAGTTGGGTATTTGGAACAGGCTTTCATGGTACTGGCATCGGAACTGTAATTGGAGGATTTGATAAAGTATTTCTTCATGGAGTCGGAATACATTCTATAATGGCACCGGCAGGAATCCCTGAGATAACATTCTGCTTGTTCCAATGCATGTTTGCAGTAATTACGCCTGCTCTTATCATAGGAGCTTTTGCTGAACGTCTAAAATTTTCAAGTTTTTTAGTCTTTACTATACTTTGGTCTATCCTTGTATATAATCCAATGGCCCACTTCGTATGGGGTGGAGGTTGGTTGCAACAACTTGGTGCTCTTGATTTTGCAGGTGGTACAGTTGTTCATATAAATGCCGGTGTTGCTGCTATTGTGATGGCTGTAATGCTTGGTCGTCGTTCTGATTACAAACCTAATAAGCCAATACCTGCTACCAATGTAGTATTCGTATTTATGGGAGCTGCTTTGTTGTGGCTGGGTTGGTTTGGATTCAATGCAGGAAGTGGACTGACTGCAGACGGACTTGATGCAAATGCATTTTTGGTAACACATCTTTGTACTTGCGTTGCAGCTATGACATGGATGGTTATTGATTGGATTCATAATGGAAGACCTACAACAGTCGGCGTTTGCACTGGAGCTGTTGCCGGATTGGTTGCTATAACTCCTGCTGCAGGTAGCACGGATGTTCTTGGAGCTTTTGGTATAGGTATCATAACAAGTGTTGTATGCTATTGTATGGTTGCAATAGTAAAACCAAAATTAGGATACGATGATGCTCTTGATGCATTCGGTGTTCATGGTATTGGTGGTATATTAGGTTCTATCCTGACCGGCGTATTTGCTACTGCTGCTGTGACAGGTGGTCCTAAAGGTGCTTTGTACGGTGATTGGCATCAACTTGGAGTTCAGATTTTAGCAACACTCTTCTCTATAGTTTATAGTGGTGTTATTACATTCTTGTTATTCAAGTTAATTGATAAATTTATGGGAATGCGAGTTGGTAAACGAGTTGAGGAAGAAGGACTCGATATCTACGAACATGGTGAAAATGCTTATAACTAATATTATTTAATAGTTTAATTGGCTGACCTTTCGCACAAATCTTAATTAAATTTTTGATTTTGGTTAATATTTTG comes from the Xylanibacter oryzae DSM 17970 genome and includes:
- a CDS encoding P-II family nitrogen regulator gives rise to the protein MKKIEAIIRKTKFEDVKEALLAADIEWFSYYDVRGEGKMRQARIYRGVMYNTSCIERTLINIVVRDKNVEKVVSAVQKAAQTGEIGDGRIFVIPIEDAVRIRTGERGDIALYNAEQEK
- a CDS encoding ammonium transporter; this translates as MTLLLTALNTGNTAWITIATILVMLMTIPGLALFYGGLVRTKNILSVVMQCLICTAVLSIMWIAFGYSWVFGTGFHGTGIGTVIGGFDKVFLHGVGIHSIMAPAGIPEITFCLFQCMFAVITPALIIGAFAERLKFSSFLVFTILWSILVYNPMAHFVWGGGWLQQLGALDFAGGTVVHINAGVAAIVMAVMLGRRSDYKPNKPIPATNVVFVFMGAALLWLGWFGFNAGSGLTADGLDANAFLVTHLCTCVAAMTWMVIDWIHNGRPTTVGVCTGAVAGLVAITPAAGSTDVLGAFGIGIITSVVCYCMVAIVKPKLGYDDALDAFGVHGIGGILGSILTGVFATAAVTGGPKGALYGDWHQLGVQILATLFSIVYSGVITFLLFKLIDKFMGMRVGKRVEEEGLDIYEHGENAYN